CGACCGTATGACCAATGGCACCGTCGGCGCCGGCATGATTGTCGCCAAGGGCCTGCTGGGGCAAAACACCACTGGCAGCCGCCATGGCGGTTATGCGCACGTGACGGCCAGCGAGCGTGCCCAGCGCTTTGGCCAGGAGCCGGTAACCCTGCTGCTGACTGGCCTGTCCGGTTCCGGCAAGAGCACCATTGCTTACGCGGTTGAACGCAAACTGTTCGACAGTGGCCGCGCCTGCTACGTGCTGGATGGCAAGGCGCTGCGTCAGGATCTGAGCAAGGGCCTACCGCAGGACGCGCAGGGCCGTGGCGAGAACCTGCACAAAGGTGCGCGCATTGCCCGGCAGATGAACGAAGCGGGTCTGATCGCGATTGGCGCCTTTATGGCACCCACCGAAGAAAGCCGCGCCAAGGCACGTTACATTCTCGGTGAGCGTTGCCTGCTGGTGCATCTGGATGCGCCGCTGTCGGTGTGCCAGGAACGTGATCCCTCAGGCCTGTATGCAGCCAACGAGGAAAATACCGTGCCGGGCGTTTCTTATCCCTACGAAGCGCCGACCGATGCGGACCTGGTACTCAAAACCGCCGAGTTGAATCTGGAGTCCTGCGTCAACCAGGTGATTGAGCTGCTCAGAAGCCGCAAGCTGATTTGACGCCCAACCCATGAAGCCAGCCGATATCGACTTCATGCGCTTGGCGCTGGCCGAAGCACTACAGGCGGCGGCCCTGGGCGAAGTGCCCGTGGGCGCCGTGCTGGTGCGCAATGGTCAGGTGATTGGCCGCGGTTTCAACCAACCCATCAGCAGCAACGACCCCAGCGCCCACGCTGAAATGGTCGCGCTGCGCCAGGCGTCCTTAAGCGAAGGCAACTATCGCCTGCCGGACACCACGCTCTACGTCACCCTCGAACCCTGCACCATGTGCGCTGGTCTGCTGGTCCACAGCCGCATCACCCGCCTGGTCTACGGCGCCCCCGAACCCCGCTCCGGCGCCGTCATCAGCCGCGCACAGGTCTTGGCTCAGCCTTGGCTGAATCACCATGTGGAAGTGGAGGGTGGTGTACTGGCAGAGGAGTGTGGAGCAGTGCTGAAGGATTTTTTTCGGGCTAAACGCGAGCAAAGTCAGTAACCCTTTTTCGCCCCTCACCGTCATTCCCGCCCCCCACCGTCATTCCCGCGAAGGCGGGAATCCATGCTGACCTTCAGGGAAGACGCCAGGCTCAAAACCCCTGCGGAATCTGCTCCAATATCCCCGGCGTATGATATTTCTCCGCCGCCGCCTGGGCCATTTCCGACTGCGGCTGAGTCACCCACTGCAGAATCTCGTGGTAGCGCCGGATGTTCTGCACGTAATGCACCGGCTCCGCACCGCGGGCGTAACCGTAGCGGGTCTTGCTGTACCACTCCTTTTTCGACAACAGCGGCAGGTGATCCTTCACATCCACCCAGCGATTCGGGTCGCGGCCGTTGCTGCTAGTCAACTTGCGCGCGTCATCCAAATGGCCAATACCGACGTTATAGGCAGCCATCGCGAACCAGGT
This genomic stretch from Halopseudomonas pelagia harbors:
- the tadA gene encoding tRNA adenosine(34) deaminase TadA, with amino-acid sequence MKPADIDFMRLALAEALQAAALGEVPVGAVLVRNGQVIGRGFNQPISSNDPSAHAEMVALRQASLSEGNYRLPDTTLYVTLEPCTMCAGLLVHSRITRLVYGAPEPRSGAVISRAQVLAQPWLNHHVEVEGGVLAEECGAVLKDFFRAKREQSQ